One Anser cygnoides isolate HZ-2024a breed goose chromosome 6, Taihu_goose_T2T_genome, whole genome shotgun sequence genomic region harbors:
- the ICOS gene encoding inducible T-cell costimulator, with amino-acid sequence MKSVAVTFCLLCFQFGALYGADTCSSRPCKNIDQLHVSDPQVMVEFKSGNFKFIFHNPKNVSEFSMTLFKGHEKKEICALHVSKEKAIPKSNVTYCQAEHSNTSTTFILTNLERKHIDTYTYCLEMFLPPPYIDCRLKETYLYIQDKEDCISLGIMSWVTIGLIVFAMISCVCCVAACRLRNKNQQCESNSHEYNSEYMPMAAVNAAKKTRI; translated from the exons ATGAAGTCGGTCGCTGTAACGTTCTGtctcctttgctttcagtttggAGCCCTGTATG gagcTGATACCTGCTCATCAAGACCGTGCAAAAATATAG atCAGCTGCATGTCTCTGACCCCCAGGTGATGGTGGAATTTAAGAGTGGAAACTTTAAGTTCATATTCCACAACCCCAAAAATGTGAGTGAGTTCAGCATGACCCTCTTCAAAGGGCACGAAAAGAAGGAGATCTGTGCTCTCCATGTGAGCAAGGAGAAAGCTATCCCCAAGAGTAACGTCACCTACTGTCAGGCAGAGCATTCAAATACCAGCACCACTTTCATACTCACAAATCTGGAAAGAAAGCACATCGACACTTATACCTACTGCCTGGAGATGTTCTTACCCCCTCCTTACATAGATTGCCGCCTGAAAGAAACTTATTTGTACATCCAGG ATAAGGAAGACTGCATTTCACTGGGAATCATGTCATGGGTGACTATTGGCCTGATTGTGTTTGCCATGATTTCCTGTGTCTGCTGTGTAGCAGCCTGTCGCTTAAGGAACAAG AATCAGCAGTGTGAATCCAACTCCCACGAGTACAACAGTGAATACATGCCCATGGCAGCAGTGAatgcagcaaaaaaaacaagaatcTGA